The proteins below come from a single Drosophila suzukii chromosome X, CBGP_Dsuzu_IsoJpt1.0, whole genome shotgun sequence genomic window:
- the LOC108004554 gene encoding protein THEM6, translating to MEQLCYLALSVLLAIVVMYGLLELHYFLRMCLCVVLARFVKRRGHILDATTVNGLCLTNDVDTLLYHMNNARYFRELDFARVDFYERTNLYRTITGMGGSVFQGAATIRYRRFIRPFHRFNIVSRIIYWDEQSLFMEHRFVRPSDKFVHCIAICRQRVIDVSMEAVMAELLPRTSSNGFRATASPSLAASSSAATTAAAGGISNPAMDTSLAENGHGTNGGGATSAGAAVVSGATPTTAAHCLKLKPSLPPELSKWIEYNDMSSKNLRSGC from the exons ATGGAGCAGCTGTGCTACCTGGCGCTGAGCGTCCTGCTGGCCATCGTGGTGATGTACGGACTCCTGGAGCTCCACTACTTCCTGCGCATGTGCCTCTGTGTTGTGCTGGCGCGGTTTGTGAAGAGGCGCGGTCACATCCTGGACGCCACCACGGTGAACG GACTCTGCCTAACCAACGATGTGGACACTTTGTTGTACCACATGAACAATGCTCGATACTTTCGAGAACTGGACTTTGCCCGCGTGGATTTTTACGAGCGGACCAATCTGTATCGCACCATCACCGGGATGGGCGGTTCAGTTTTTCAGGGGGCGGCCACCATCCGCTACCGCCGCTTCATCCGCCCCTTTCACCGGTTCAACATAGTGTCGCGG ATTATTTACTGGGACGAGCAGTCGCTGTTCATGGAGCATCGATTCGTGCGTCCGTCGGACAAGTTTGTGCACTGCATTGCCATCTGCCGGCAGCGGGTAATCGACGTCTCCATGGAGGCGGTGATGGCGGAACTCCTGCCCAGGACCTCCTCCAACGGATTCCGGGCGACGGCGTCGCCCTCGCTGGCTGCTTCCTCGTCAGCGGCGACGACGGCGGCGGCGGGTGGTATTAGCAATCCGGCGATGGACACTTCGCTGGCGGAGAATGGACATGGGACGAACGGAGGGGGGGCGACGAGTGCGGGCGCCGCTGTCGTTTccggtgccacgcccacaactGCGGCGCACTGCCTCAAGTTGAAGCCCTCGCTGCCTCCGGAGCTATCCAAGTGGATCGAGTACAACGATATGTCCAGCAAGAATCTGCGCAGCGGCTGCTGA
- the raptor gene encoding regulatory-associated protein of mTOR: MASAVRAKSASAAVGVADDESSSGIVADDESSGGGGSGSNGSVAEQGVSFTQAEADSLATLRSLIRKRREKHLHTGWNDPMLLITEKLEQIELCQSSATSEEQVATSTSTTTATGTAYARREPSQKDHVYALRKLVRNIKSDDHSLFLIVEQIDRITHVLTSDGQEQISFSCLQELNKIIRKEWPLQENIYLLIKHIHSLQAQEKICFGEIVQDERCPLSLQTKRHKERIQAMKYERQTWRIRERMKTASVALVLCLNIGVDPPDVVKIQPCSRLECWIDPSSVSPPKAMELIGSNLQMQYERWQPRARYKKCHDPTVEDVKKLCTSLRRNAKGERILFHYNGHGVPKPTANGEIWVFNKTFTQYIPLSIFELITWMSAPSIYVYDCSNAGIIINSFQPYAEQHEHELKKALAAALQRGGVQQLVCGSGGAANVAANQVQLPNQMVSYKNCIHLAACAANEILPMNAQLPADLFTSCLTTPINIALKWYAMQEKLGMVPRIQSELIDKIPGKVNDRRTMMGELNWIFTAITDTIAWNTLPRELFQRLFRQDLLVASLFRNFLLAERILRSHDCTPVSLPALPPCYRHPMWKAWDLVVDLALQQLPEILDHNAPYRQLPFFEHQLTAFQVWLDSESESRTPPEQLPIVLQVLLSQVHRLRALELLARFLDLGPWAVNLALGVGIFPYVLKLLQSSTRELRPVLVFIWAKILAVDPSCQVDLVKEYKYFLYVLQDTSVSKEHRTLSAFVLSSIVHNFLLGQTSALQGPLLSICLEQLNDGSWLLRQWLAICLGMLWQNFEKARWSGARDLAHEKLYVLLRDSIPEVRAAAVFALGTFISSVTDRSEEQANNIDRIIAITMLETVGEDMSPLVRMELAAALQWMVLLFESQFVAVYLAEHMRGHASAASFVMCGDPRDLTSSTHSLERHVTIRRGASSSSISNMGGVSTSSGASSSGNTLGRSKSGSGSSGGRGASGAAGGTNSIPFQSIFTKLWLGICNLAQDPFPRVAAIAQEIVDHVRDTALCPIMAAKEATMATASEKCSSLSVSLPPSPNTRVNYLGGGGGPVGAGAAGESPPIGAAVTRASHWAVKLRLSGSGVGVTVEDPASILQRKLRTSSINDETDSGPAYSRGAGLGLPSGPRESTPSARSSGSESNQYLEPGHSLTPIVLTEFIPWAISYFTRPGKERYSSAEGAVEEGQQRYPVDRNSAELRRRRSRFLRNAFVRRHVRRQHQDQSDRFAYDVCVWNRKTQFTPSIVKLLPYEPQIAVAYREKVLFYDFKYNSVRTYGAEALGGASATGSSSGYGSGSGSSSSLNGSTPRKSGIAAGGGGGGGGFSAAPFARVSSIEFINSQDMALNLVAHEDGVVRVWQSSPPDSSATSEDSPSKAGLVTAWTALGQANQHGHRQRSVASGGSTGKGADSSGLSMGGSGTGSIVTAWQQCSQHLVIGGGGCRFIRIWDLEKELKVADIQLGRSETCARVLAPYLPNMRSDVILAGCDDGSVQLFDKRCSPQDARISVYRRHSAPILHASLRASDTQLVSGCTNGRISVADLRASPFPNSVSDVVHEWNAGGDVTAIASHQIFDTVACGNASKIAIYSLDGRVQKVLRTNEGFIGPKIGHPTWLSFHAYKVQLAVGFVDNMVAIYSPTPVL; this comes from the exons ATGGCAAGTGCCGTTCGCGCTAAGTCCGCCTCTGCCGCCGTCGGCGTCGCAGACGACGAGAGCAGCAGCGGCATCGTTGCAGACGATGAgagcagcggcggcggcggcagcggcagcaacGGCAGCGTCGCGGAGCAGGGGGTGTCCTTCACCCAGGCGGAGGCCGACTCCCTGGCCACCCTGCGCTCCCTCATCCGCAAGAGGCGCGAAAAACATCTACACACTGGATGGAACGACCCAATGCTCTTGATAACGGAGAAGCTGGAGCAAATTGAACTCTGTCAATCCTCCGCCACCTCGGAGGAGCAGGTGGCTACCAGCACCAGCACCACCACCGCCACCGGCACCGCCTATGCCCGTCGAGAACCCTCACAAAAGGATCATGTGTATGCACTGCGTAAGTTGGTCAGGAACATAAAGTCGGACGACCACTCGCTTTTCCTGATCGTCGAACAAATTGATCGAATAACCCACGTACTGACCTCCGATGGCCAGGAGCAGATTTCGTTCAGCTGCCTGCAAGAGCTAAATAAGATCATAAGGAAGGAGTGGCCCCTGCAAGAGAACATCTACCTGCTGATTAAGCATATCCACAGCTTACAGGCCCAAGAGAAGATTTGCTTCGGGGAAATAGTGCAGGACGAAAGGTGCCCGCTCTCCCTACAGACCAAGCGGCACAAGGAGCGCATCCAGGCCATGAAGTACGAGCGGCAGACCTGGCGCATACGCGAGCGCATGAAAACAGCCAGCGTGGCCCTGGTTCTGTGCCTTAACATTGGCGTGGATCCGCCCGACGTGGTCAAGATCCAGCCATGTTCCCGGCTAGAGTGCTGGATAGATCCCAGCTCGGTGTCGCCACCCAAGGCCATGGAACTCATTGGGAGCAACCTGCAGATGCAGTACGAGCGCTGGCAGCCGAGGGCCAGGTACAAGAAGTGCCACGATCCCACTGTGGAGGACGTTAAGAAGCTGTGCACCTCCCTCAGGAGGAACGCCAAGGGAGAGCGTATACTCTTCCACTACAACGGCCACGGGGTGCCCAAGCCCACGGCCAATGGGGAGATCTGGGTGTTTAACAAGACCTTCACGCAGTACATCCCCCTGAGCATCTTCGAGCTGATCACTTGGATGTCGGCGCCCTCGATTTACGTCTACGATTGTTCCAACGCTGGGATCATCATCAATTCCTTTCAGCCGTATGCCGAGCAGCACGAGCACGAATTGAAAAAGGCGCTGGCCGCCGCCCTGCAAAGAGGTGGGGTCCAGCAGCTGGTGTGCGGCTCAGGTGGCGCCGCCAATGTGGCCGCCAACCAGGTGCAGCTGCCCAACCAGATGGTCAGCTACAAGAATTGTATACACCTGGCCGCCTGTGCGGCCAACGAGATTCTGCCCATGAATGCCCAGCTGCCGGCGGATCTGTTTACCAGCTGCCTAACCACACCTATAAACATAGCGCTTAAGTGGTACGCCATGCAGGAGAAGCTGGGCATGGTGCCGCGCATCCAAAGCGAGCTGATCGACAAGATACCAG GCAAGGTCAACGATCGGCGCACCATGATGGGCGAGCTCAACTGGATATTCACCGCCATCACGGACACGATAGCCTGGAACACTTTGCCGCGCGAGCTGTTTCAGCGCCTCTTTCGCCAGGATCTGCTGGTGGCCAGCCTGTTCCGCAATTTCCTGCTGGCCGAGCGTATCCTGCGCAGCCACGATTGCACCCCAGTCTCGCTGCCCGCCCTGCCGCCTTGCTACCGCCATCCGATGTGGAAGGCCTGGGATCTGGTGGTGGACTTGGCCCTGCAGCAGTTGCCCGAAATCCTAGATCACAATGCCCCGTACCGGCAGCTGCCGTTCTTTGAGCATCAGCTCACAGCCTTCCAGGTTTGGCTGGACAGTGAATCGGAGTCGAGAACGCCGCCGGAGCAGCTGCCCATTGTGCTGCAAGTGCTACTGTCGCAGGTGCACCGACTGAGGGCTCTTGAGCTGCTGGCCCGCTTCTTGGATCTGGGTCCGTGGGCCGTTAATCTCGCCCTGGGCGTCGGTATCTTCCCGTATGTGCTCAAGCTACTGCAGAGTTCCACGCGCGAACTGCGTCCCGTTTTGGTGTTTATTTGGGCCAAGATCTTAGCCGTGGACCCCAGCTGCCAGGTGGACCTGGTCAAGGAGTACAAATACTTTCTGTACGTGCTGCAGGACACATCCGTCTCCAAGGAGCACCGCACGCTCTCCGCCTTCGTACTGTCCTCCATTGTGCACAATTTCCTGCTGGGACAGACGAGCGCTCTGCAGGGTCCCCTGCTTTCCATTTGCCTGGAGCAGCTCAACGACGGAAGCTGGCTGCTGCGCCAGTGGCTGGCAATCTGCCTGGGCATGCTGTGGCAGAACTTTGAGAAGGCACGCTGGTCGGGAGCCCGCGATCTGGCCCACGAGAAGCTGTATGTCCTACTGCGGGACTCGATTCCGGAAGTGCGAGCCGCCGCCGTCTTCGCCTTGGGCACATTTATCAGCTCCGTGACGGACCGCAGCGAGGAGCAGGCCAATAACATCGATCGCATCATTGCCATCACCATGCTGGAGACCGTGGGGGAGGATATGTCGCCATTGGTGCGCATGGAACTGGCCGCCGCCCTACAATGGATGGTGTTGCTCTTCGAGTCGCAGTTCGTGGCCGTCTATCTGGCCGAGCATATGCGCGGCCACGCCTCCGCCGCCTCGTTTGTGATGTGCGGCGATCCCCGGGATCTGACCTCTTCCACGCACAGCCTGGAGCGTCATGTGACCATTCGAAGGGGAGCCAGCTCTAGCTCCATATCCAACATGGGCGGTGTTTCAACCAGCTCGGGAGCCAGTTCATCCGGCAACACTTTGGGTCGCTCGAAGAGTGGGTCTGGCAGTTCGGGCGGCAGAGGAGCCTCCGGAGCTGCGGGAGGTACTAACAGCATACCCTTCCAGTCTATCTTTACCAAACTATGGCTGGGCATCTGCAATCTGGCACAGGATCCGTTTCCCCGTGTGGCAGCCATCGCCCAGGAGATTGTGGACCATGTTAGGGATACGGCACTGTGTCCCATTATGGCCGCCAAGGAGGCCACCATGGCCACGGCCTCGGAGAAGTGCAGCAGCCTGAGTGTAAGCCTGCCACCCAGTCCGAACACGAGGGTTAACTACCTGGGCGGCGGCGGTGGACCAGTAGGAGCTGGAGCGGCTGGAGAATCCCCGCCTATCGGAGCAGCAGTCACGCGCGCCAGTCACTGGGCCGTAAAGCTGCGACTTTCGGGCAGTGGAGTCGGCGTGACTGTAGAAGATCCAGCATCCATCCTGCAGCGCAAGCTGCGCACCAGCTCGATCAACGATGAGACTGACAGCGGACCAGCCTACTCCAGAGGAGCTGGCCTGGGTCTGCCCAGCGGGCCGAGGGAGAGCACCCCCTCGGCGCGGAGCAGCGGCAGCGAAAGCAATCAGTACTTGGAGCCCGGACACAGCCTAACGCCTATCGTCCTGACCGAGTTTATTCCCTGGGCCATTTCCTATTTCACGAGGCCGGGCAAGGAGCGCTACAGTAGTGCCGAGGGAGCCGTGGAAGAGGGACAACAGCGCTACCCAGTGGATCGCAACTCCGCGGAGCTGCGACGCAGGAGGTCGCGCTTTTTGCGGAACGCTTTCGTGCGCCGGCATGTACGCCGTCAGCACCAGGATCAGAGCGATCGATTCGCCTACGATGTGTGCGTGTGGAACCGGAAGACCCAGTTCACGCCCTCCATCGTGAAGCTGCTACCGTATGAGCCGCAGATTGCAGTGGCCTACCGCGAGAAAGTTTTGTTCTACGATTTCAAGTACAATTCGGTACGCACCTACGGTGCGGAGGCTCTGGGTGGAGCCAGCGCCACTGGCTCCAGTTCCGGATATGGATCGGGTTCCGGATCATCTTCGTCGCTCAATGGCAGCACTCCGCGGAAGTCAGGCATTGCAGCAGggggcggaggaggaggaggtggtttCTCCGCCGCCCCATTTGCCCGCGTTAGCAGCATCGAGTTTATCAATTCCCAGGATATGGCGCTCAATCTGGTCGCCCACGAAGACGGAGTGGTGCGTGTCTGGCAATCCTCGCCGCCTGACAGCTCTGCCACGTCCGAGGATTCTCCGAGCAAGGCCGGCTTGGTAACCGCCTGGACAGCCCTGGGTCAGGCTAATCAGCACGGTCACCGCCAGCGCAGCGTGGCCTCCGGAGGAAGCACTGGCAAGGGTGCGGATTCGTCTGGACTCTCGATGGGTGGATCTGGCACGGGGAGCATCGTGACCGCCTGGCAGCAGTGCAGCCAACATTTGGTGATAGGCGGCGGCGGCTGTCGATTTATCCGCATCTGGGACTTGGAAAAGGAGCTAAAAGTGGCGGATATTCAATTGGGTCGCAGCGAAACGTGTGCCCGGGTACTGGCACCCTACCTGCCCAACATGCGATCTGATGTGATCCTCGCCGGCTGCGACGACGGTAGTGTACAGCTGTTCGACAAGCGGTGCTCGCCGCAGGACGCCAGGATCTCCGTGTACCGGCGCCACAGTGCCCCCATCCTGCACGCCAGCCTGCGGGCCAGCGATACGCAGCTGGTGTCCGGCTGTACCAATGGCCGGATCAGCGTGGCGGACTTGAGGGCCAGTCCGTTCCCCAATAGTGTCAGCGATGTGGTGCACGAGTGGAATGCAGGTGGCGATGTGACGGCCATAGCCAGTCACCAGATATTTGACACGGTGGCCTGTGGCAATGCCTCCAAGATCGCGATCTACTCGCTGGACGGGCGGGTGCAAAAGGTGCTGCGGACGAACGAGGGATTCATTGGGCCCAAGATCGGCCATCCCACCTGGCTGTCGTTTCACGCGTACAAGGTGCAGCTGGCGGTGGGCTTCGTGGACAACATGGTGGCCATCTACAGCCCCACCCCAG TTCTATAA
- the LOC108004569 gene encoding protein THEM6, giving the protein MSWLVVLLILYVIWDVNYFIRCVFTVFAGRLFQRKRKVTDTTTIYGLCTSQDVDIFIRHMNNARYLRELDFARFHFYALTGLYERIRERRGGAVQGASSVRYRRTIPIFHPYKIQTKLIWWDDKAIYLEQQFITLSDGFVRAVAMSKQNITNCNVLEVLKTYPETAQRPEKPEELKLWLDAIELSSQKLRKDK; this is encoded by the coding sequence ATGTCTTGGCTGGTGGTACTGCTGATCCTCTACGTGATCTGGGATGTCAACTACTTCATCCGCTGTGTGTTCACGGTGTTTGCGGGTCGTCTGTTCCAGCGGAAACGCAAAGTCACGGACACCACGACGATCTATGGACTGTGCACCTCCCAGGATGTGGACATCTTCATTAGGCACATGAACAATGCCCGATACCTCCGGGAACTGGACTTTGCCCGCTTCCATTTCTACGCCCTCACGGGGCTCTACGAGCGGATCCGGGAGCGACGTGGTGGAGCCGTCCAGGGAGCCAGCAGCGTCCGTTATCGCCGCACCATCCCCATCTTCCATCCCTACAAGATCCAGACCAAGCTGATCTGGTGGGACGACAAGGCCATCTACCTGGAGCAGCAGTTCATCACCCTCTCCGACGGCTTTGTGCGGGCAGTGGCCATGTCCAAGCAGAACATCACCAACTGCAATGTCCTCGAGGTCCTGAAGACCTATCCGGAAACTGCCCAGCGACCGGAGAAGCCGGAGGAACTCAAACTCTGGCTGGATGCCATCGAACTCTCGAGCCAGAAGCTGCGAAAGGACAAGTGA
- the Mipp2 gene encoding multiple inositol polyphosphate phosphatase 1, which produces MQNPFYCLFLFLLLFVGVAWTEEGECRRLNRADIEGRLSTKTPYRAIANYDETPPKFAGCHPTRIWYIIRHGTRNPSEAVILQAQNRLSEIKKRILDQPKPPICSAELKRLRQWSWKHLNASEDEKLLVAEGEDELIELAERMQKRFPDLFPELYSPEWYYLKYTATQRTRKSAASFATGLFGRNRIHTVRYPPPLHEDPVLRFYKGCGKWKTDVDKNPETLVNARRFLAEPQMQSAVEQIRSSTRLPDLQPADVQLMYTVCAFETAWHRPRGGSGSRSSSHSVWCNFFDVAALEALEFFEDLEYYWNDGYGYELTHRIACPAIADMFAAISSSEEERRANATLYFTHSGTLLKLLAHLGLARDKKPLTHKHFASERRWRTSQIDAFATNLAFLRYDCDKEEPQVLVLHQERVVRLPGCPQDKDLCPLATLRRLYAKSVDHCNVEELCRVKAN; this is translated from the exons ATGCAAAATCCATTTTactgtttgtttttgttccTCCTCCTCTTCGTAGGCGTGGCGTGGACCGAGGAGGGGGAGTGCCGCCGCCTCAATCGCGCAGATATCGAGGGCAGACTGTCGACGAAAACGCCTTACAGGGCGATCGCCAATTACGACGAAACGCCGCCGAAATTTGCCG GTTGCCATCCTACCCGAATCTGGTACATCATTCGGCACGGAACTCGAAATCCCAGCGAAGCCGTCATTCTACAGGCCCAAAATCGCCTTTCCGAGATAAAGAAACGCATCCTGGATCAGCCGAAACCACCGATATGCTCCGCTGAACTAAAAAGGCTGCGACAATGGAGCTGGAAACACTTGAATGCCAGCGAGGACGAGAAGTTGCTGGTGGCCGAGGGCGAGGACGAGCTGATTGAGCTGGCGGAGCGGATGCAGAAGCGCTTTCCGGACCTATTTCCGGAACTGTACAGTCCGGAGTGGTACTACTTAAAGTACACGGCCACGCAGAGGACAAGGAAAAGTGCAGCAAGCTTTGCTACGGGCTTATTTGGCCGCAATCGCATCCATACTGTACGATATCCGCCGCCCTTGCATGAGGATCCTGTCTTAAGG TTCTATAAGGGCTGTGGGAAGTGGAAAACTGACGTCGATAAGAATCCCGAAACCTTGGTCAACGCACGCAGGTTCCTTGCGGAGCCGCAGATGCAATCAGCAGTAGAGCAGATACGGAGCAGCACCCGGTTGCCGGATCTTCAGCCGGCGGATGTTCAGCTCATGTACACGGTGTGTGCTTTCGAGACGGCTTGGCACCGCCCGCGTGGTGGCTCTGGTTCCCGATCCTCATCCCATTCCGTGTGGTGCAACTTCTTCGATGTAGCCGCCTTAGAGGCGCTGGAGTTCTTCGAGGATCTGGAGTACTATTGGAACGATGGCTATGGCTACGAACTGACCCATCGCATTGCCTGTCCGGCAATCGCAGATATGTTTGCGGCCATTAG TTCTTCGGAAGAGGAGCGACGAGCCAACGCCACATTGTACTTTACGCACTCGGGAACGCTACTTAAGTTACTGGCCCACCTGGGATTGGCCCGGGATAAGAAGCCGCTGACGCACAAGCACTTCGCCAGCGAGCGTCGTTGGCGCACAAGCCAAATCGACGCCTTCGCGACCAACTTGGCCTTCCTCCGCTACGA CTGCGACAAGGAGGAGCCGCAGGTCCTGGTGCTGCACCAGGAGCGAGTGGTGCGCCTGCCCGGATGCCCGCAGGACAAGGACCTCTGTCCGCTGGCCACGCTGCGTCGCCTTTACGCCAAGAGCGTGGACCACTGCAACGTCGAGGAGCTGTGCCGGGTGAAGGCCAACTGA
- the Nep1 gene encoding neprilysin-1, producing the protein MSSQQHEAAATQQATAAAPNNLHLEKPLNNGYLQANVPLEDLSATVVSPLLGQQQVPHQVQQQQQQPQQQQNKLPTVVFLAPDGSGGVGIQRGNPSQGNPGGGSAGVAGHSDWLLKESQQRRRLLVLAIAFTVLGAAIGALAIYFASVHQRCQLYRLEPGNDDRPNGRWNQDSGSAHEGTENICMTQECVRTAASLLSAMDLNSDPCEDFFQYACGTWNKMHPIPEDRSSISTFEVLSDQQQVILRAVLEEPVDERDNRATIKAKTFFKSCMDIPQIRKVGTGRLKEVLQSLGGWPVIERDWSAPADLSVERLMGQLRLNYSEPVMIELYVGADDKNSSVNILQMDQLQYALPSRDYYLKESSANDRRAYHRYMTQVALLLGADPATAADELEKVVLFETQLVNVSLPEADRHDTSLVYRKMSLPELQQLVPEVQWQEYLQAALGPGIPLQDDEPVVTYGLQYLTEMGRILARTDRRVVHNYMLWRLVMSLMSHMIDEYQRERVEFRKILMGIQSERTRWSQCVEWTNKKLGVAVGALFIRDNFNQESKEVALEMIHTIRAAFNELLAENDWMDDETRAVAKEKADSMNERIGYPELLTNATELEQEYVNLTIVPDNFINNVLSILQWESEKMLRLLRQPVDKEKWTTEPAVVNAFYNPNKNDIVFPAGILQPLFYSQHFPKSLNYGGIGVVIGHEITHGFDDKGRQFDKEGNMMQWWNNATIEAFRERTQCVIDQYSRYKINEVDMFMDGRMTQGENIADNGGLKQAFRAYKKWETLHGREQQLPGLNMTHDQLFFLNYAQIWCGSMRPEDALTKIRSAVHSPGFVRVLGPLSNSRDFASAYNCPLGSTMNPAEKCSVW; encoded by the exons ATGTCGTCACAGCAACATGAGGCAGCAGCAACGCAACAGGCCACCGCAGCAGCTCCCAATAATCTGCATCTCGAGAAGCCCCTGAACAATGGCTACCTGCAGGCGAATGTGCCGCTGGAGGACCTGAGTGCCACGGTGGTGTCGCCACTTTTGGGGCAGCAACAGGTGCCACATCaggtgcagcagcagcagcagcaaccacAGCAACAGCAGAACAAGCTGCCCACCGTCGTTTTCCTGGCGCCCGACGGCAGTGGGGGCGTGGGAATCCAGCGTGGCAATCCGTCGCAGGGGAATCCTGGCGGGGGATCCGCAGGGGTGGCGGGCCACAGCGACTGGCTGCTCAAGGAGTCACAGCAGCGGCGCCGCCTGCTCGTCCTGGCCATCGCCTTCACCGTCCTGGGAGCGGCCATTGGGGCCCTGGCCATCTACTTCGCCAGCGTCCACCAGCGATGCCAACTTTACCGCCTGGAACCAG GCAACGATGACAGGCCGAATGGCAGGTGGAACCAGGATTCGGGGTCCGCCCACGAGGGCACAGAGAACATTTGCATGACCCAGGAGTGCGTGAGAACAG CGGCCTCCCTGCTATCGGCCATGGACCTGAACTCCGATCCCTGCGAGGACTTTTTCCAGTACGCCTGCGGCACGTGGAACAAGATGCATCCGATTCCCGAGGACCGCAGCTCCATCAGCACCTTCGAG GTCCTGTCCGATCAACAGCAGGTCATCTTGCGCGCCGTTCTCGAGGAACCCGTCGACGAACGCGACAACAGGGCCACCATCAAGGCCAAAACCTTCTTCAAGAGCTGCATGGATATAC CTCAAATCCGGAAGGTAGGCACTGGGCGGCTGAAGGAGGTGCTGCAGTCCCTGGGCGGCTGGCCGGTCATCGAGCGGGACTGGAGTGCGCCGGCGGATCTGTCCGTGGAGCGGCTGATGGGCCAGCTGCGTCTCAACTACAGCGAGCCGGTGATGATCGAGCTCTATGTGGGCGCCGACGACAAGAACAGCTCGGTGAACATCCTGCAGATGGACCAGCTGCAGTACGCCCTGCCCTCGAGGGACTATTACCTGAAGGAGAGCAGTGCCAACGATCGACGGGCCTATCACCGGTACATGACGCAGGTGGCCCTGCTCCTGGGTGCAGATCCGGCCACCGCCGCCGACGAACTGGAGAAGGTGGTGCTGTTCGAGACGCAGCTGGTGAATGTGTCGCTGCCGGAGGCGGATCGCCATGACACGAGTCTGGTCTATCGCAAAATGTCGCTGCCGGAGCTCCAGCAGCTGGTGCCCGAGGTGCAGTGGCAGGAGTACCTGCAGGCGGCCCTGGGCCCTGGGATTCCCCTGCAGGACGATGAGCCGGTGGTCACCTACGGCCTGCAGTATCTCACCGAAATGGGCCGTATCCTGGCCCGCACCGATCGCCGCGTGGTGCACAACTACATGCTGTGGCGCCTGGTCATGTCCCTCATGTCGCACATGATCGACGAGTATCAGCGGGAGCGGGTGGAATTCCGCAAGATCCTCATGGGCATCCAGTCGGAGCGTACACGCTGGTCGCAGTGCGTCGAGTGGACCAACAAGAAGCTGGGCGTGGCCGTGGGAGCCCTGTTCATCCGGGATAACTTCAATCAGGAGAGCAAGGAGGTGGCCCTCGAGATGATCCACACCATTCGGGCGGCCTTCAACGAACTGCTGGCCGAGAACGATTGGATGGACGACGAGACGAGGGCGGTGGCCAAGGAGAAGGCAGACTCCATGAACGAGCGGATCGGCTATCCGGAGCTGCTGACCAATGCCACTGAGTTGGAGCAGGAGTATGTGAAT CTAACCATTGTCCCGGACAACTTCATCAACAATGTCCTTAGCATCCTGCAATGGGAATCGGAGAAGATGCTGCGCCTCCTACGCCAGCCAGTGGATAAGGAAAAGTGGACCACCGAACCGGCGGTGGTGAATGCCTTTTACAATCCGAATAAAAACGATATAG TATTTCCCGCTGGCATCCTGCAGCCTCTGTTCTACAGTCAGCACTTCCCCAAGTCATTGAACTACGGCGGAATCGGTGTGGTCATTGGTCACGAGATCACCCACGGGTTCGATGACAAGGGCCGGCAGTTCGACAAGGAGGGCAACATGATGCAGTGGTGGAACAATGCCACCATCGAGGCTTTTCGAGAACGGACGCAGTGCGTCATCGATCAGTACTCGCGGTACAAGATCAATGAGGTGGACATGTTCATGGACGGACGGATGACGCAGGGCGAGAATATCGCCGATAACGGCGGTCTCAAGCAGGCTTTTCGG GCCTACAAGAAATGGGAGACATTGCACGGGCGGGAGCAGCAGTTGCCCGGCTTGAACATGACCCACGACCAGCTGTTCTTTCTCAACTACGCCCAAATCTGGTGTGGATCGATGCGGCCGGAGGACGCTCTGACCAAGATCCGGTCCGCGGTCCACTCGCCGGGATTCGTCCGTGTCCTGGGGCCACTTTCGAATTCGCGCGACTTCGCCAGCGCCTACAATTGCCCATTGGGCAGCACCATGAATCCGGCGGAAAAGTGCAGCGTGTGGTAG